A region of the Esox lucius isolate fEsoLuc1 chromosome 10, fEsoLuc1.pri, whole genome shotgun sequence genome:
CTAGCAAGGTGTCATCATTTCCAAACTCATCATCTGAAAATAATGGTGTCAATGCCTGTAAATTCCATGGCATTTCCTTTTAACTATTGTGCTCATATTTGACTGGTACAGCATAGTACATGTTGTACCAGTCAAACATGAgcgttatatatttttccaggaCACCATACTGGCATACTTTCACTCTTGGATTGACCACAGCTGGATTCTCACCATGTCTTTAAAGCACTCCCCTCTGTAGTAGATACTGAAGCCAGGATATTGAAGCCCAGAGTCAAAGAGGTCCTTCAGGCTCGAAGCGACCAGGTGCATCTCCTCTCCATCGTAAGCATACACATGGCGGTCCTCACAAAGCATTATGACCAGTTGGCCACACTCAGTTGGGAAGGGGAGGTTCTCCACAGCTCCCAATATCTCCATCTTCACAATCTCAGGTAGATAGAAGATCCCCCACTCCTTAACTGTTCCATCGTCTTCACTGTAGCACGTTACATCTTGGCCCCCTATCTTCCACTCAGAACCCTCTGGCTTTCTGAGAGGAATACTTGCGTTACAATGTTTGGACACTGTCTCAGTCACCTGTTTTAGGTATTCCACTTTATCTGTTGGAGATATTAAATAACAAATATCTCAAACTAAATTACTGGAATAATAATATTAGTAAAATAATATTAGTGAAAAAAGCCTGCTGCAAATCAGTTGCTAGTCCTTTCAGCAACCTGCttgttacaaatattatttgtatGCCACAGTGATTAACTGAAATCAAGGTATAACCAAGAGAACAACTGAAAAGGTACCTTCTGTCTTTTCATATTGTAAGAAATCAGTCTTAATTTCCTCAGTGTCTGTACATCTGTATGGAATatggaaaatgtaatcaataCAGGGTGGTGGGATTGTACTACAACACAATAACTGCtcaattaaataatttacttACGCCATCTCTGTAATCTTTATATTGGAGCCTTGTAATGGACAACTCTTGGTTTCTACAAGAGGAAAATGATAAGAGATATGAAGGATCTACAGTCAATACTAAAATACCATCACTTGTCTTACTGGGTCCTGTAACCGAAGTCAATACTGTCAAGTCTGTTACTTAAAATGCTGATATCACCTGTCATTTTAAGCAATTATTCTTAGAATTAAGCATCATCTAAAAGTAGAATCACTATTTATCCCTCAAATATTCATGAAATTTCTAATTTGAAAATAACTTTTGATTCCATGCAAAAACATGACAGTACACACCTTCACTCCAGTGGTTGTAAGTTTGAATCCTAACAAAGAAGGCGGATACAACAAAATCGAACGAAATGATGTAACTGGGTTAACAACTCATTTCAATCTAAAATAAACTTTGAAAATactaatgaaaaaaaacattattctgcTTAGTAAAAGGAGGGTAGGacattttctaaaacatttggACGCAAACAGCCCCATATATAGACTGTCAAAAGTGAAACTATCAAGAAAACCGCTTGAAATTCAAGCAACATAGATTTTCTTCCGATTGTATTTCAAAGCTCATTGATTTAGCTTACCTGACACTAACCTTGTGGAGAAATGTCGTGAATCGGTAAGTAAAAGACTATGCTGATTTTATTACGATCAACTACATCGCACTATTCAGAGTTACTGATAAGATGAGCGTCCAGTTTGCAACATAAATACAACTCATCCGGGTCACGAAAAAttaggccaacatttcaaaataaaagaggccaacgtattacttcaaaactgacaaatgtaatttattaattgtttaaaaaaattacctctcaaaacattgacaacaattcatattttatcatatttaagagtaatttcaataaaaagtgggtattaaaacacattccaaggtcaaaattcagacaatgcgaATGACTGAATATTGAATACATTGCCTCAAAGCTAAAAAACGATTGAATGttacacagagaaagcaatgtaggaaatgttccgGAGcgtgtgtagagtaagacacacctgtctaatcatggggaatggtgtgccacatctagcaacacaatattttccacacacTGTTTAGCCCCAGTGCAAAACACTATAATAGACTGTACATGTACATAATGCACTATAcagaaaaactattctatacgccacaGGGAATATATTATaggaaatatttaaaaagaaacttccgggtcacgaacaTTTGGAAACGTTTGTAtttaatcaaatttattttttaggAAAGGGGCTTTTTAAAAAAAGCCTCTATTCCAAAGAGAGTTGAAGTAAGCATGACCAAGCCTCTAGGGATAATCTCAAAAACAGGCACGAGATTTGTAGAATTGAGAAAGGACACGTGAAGAGCGTTTAAATCCGCAAATACAGGTGTGgattttgcatttgtttttgcatttttggATTTGCTTGATACATGCATGTTCCCGTCTGTAGCACTAAAATTATCAATCAAAAGGGGGTCaagccataaggctcctcaatcaGTAAAATGCATCCATGATCATAATGATCACAACTTTTCAAATGCTCCGATgccctttcaggtactttaatGGAAATGGGAATATTTAAAATCGATGCTAGTTTACAATTTCTTTTTCAATATATATTACTCCAATACTTGCcatttctacaatattcaatactactatcaatattgctgctaacctacggtactctttttaaactgctgctatgtacagtgttatgtatatgattgcattatcctcttgatatatttaaagctgtgtgttaatgttcttcttaattctcactacatagttttagtgtgctatgccaccattcataagcttattgcactcttATGTATCTAATATTTCTATAACTTTATCAATTACTGCTAGgtcacactgttatgtatatttctgccatacttgccatatctaaatgttcaataatagtacccagattgctgctctaTCAAAATATTACcaagattgctgctagtttgcagtactctttttaaattgttgcTAGTGTACAgagttatgtatattgttgctttatcttattataatttttttgtctatatatatttttgcttatatactcttcttaACTTTAACTACGTAGTTTGAAACTTGAACTTGAAACAACCCtgtgtgcagtaaaagaggaggggattCCATgactctctcatcttttcacttgacaaaataaAGTTATCTTCTCCTATACTGATAGTTATTGTGCCAATGTCATTTACGAATTAAAGAAAATCAAACGTTGTTgtaccatgaaatgaaataactttgtcagtgtaaagttcatcttcagtcttgctagcaattgttcaattcttatgactattcctagtAGGTATtgtagtaggcctattactggctaataaatgCCATTcggttcatagatgctatttgtggtagaagtcaacttaataagaaacgttagtcagtttaacactacATTTGGAGATGATACAGAGCTGAAATGAATACCAGTAGGCCATGTGATCTTGTGGGAACATCCCTGCCCTTCAGTGTTTTGCCCCTGTTTCAGTTCCCCTCTCAGATGTTccaatttttttctctcagaaatatttatccactcctTACTTTTCAGCTGTCACACAATATCCACTATGTAatagttaaagacacagtctgccacatagaataCCTTGGATTGAAACCAGCCAggtacaacaacattcatcccttctaatggcTGGCcggttgaactaggcttgcctagtttcttttctggtttttaCAGCAGTGGATTACTGTCTGGGATTAATTGGAAGTAACTGTTAGTGGTAGGCTACTAGATCGAATCCTGATAgagtttagaaaatgtttatttgaaaccATACTTATGTTGTTTTAATCattggctgtgccaggtgagatattaagagtccaattggaataataaatacatttctctgggctaaatgcagagtctatttgattttagactaggtcagaagtatgaccaggtggacaaggacagggacagcaacgggccccccaaaccaggtaatctgcaggtgtggaccaggacctcatctccttctaaaatttaaaactggaggaaactgagaaaagttagtagtacatccctcatatccccaagcacaataatatagcagcgtaacaccttggaactgagacggggggggggtctggtgacactgtggcccaacccgggggaggccccggacagggcccaacaggcaggaaatcaatccaaccacattgccaggcatcaaccaaaggga
Encoded here:
- the LOC105012413 gene encoding uncharacterized protein LOC105012413 produces the protein MACTDTEEIKTDFLQYEKTEDKVEYLKQVTETVSKHCNASIPLRKPEGSEWKIGGQDVTCYSEDDGTVKEWGIFYLPEIVKMEILGAVENLPFPTECGQLVIMLCEDRHVYAYDGEEMHLVASSLKDLFDSGLQYPGFSIYYRGECFKDMTKADWDKVRQGKVGRKLEKEHQELLKTLQQRLKLIQSPQASDASCNPELREPQEVL